The genomic region TTAAAGTCAGATAGAAAATCCTGAAATTGCCGATAGAAAGTGTTACTGTGAGCCTGTCTCCTTTATCATTTCAAGCCTTTTTCCTCTGTCATTCCAAGCCTCTCTACTTTGTCATTCCGAGCCCTTCGGCTACGCTCAGGGTAAACTCCGCGAGGAATCCCCTCTCCTTTAGCTTTCAGTGTGTCATTCCGAGGCATTAGCTGAGGAATCTCCTACTTAATAAAAAACAGTAATGATACTGCCACGCAACTTACGGGTCCTCTTCAATTACCAGTGAGACAATAGTCTTATTCTCCTTGCAAATCTGGTGAGATTAAGATTTTCATTGAGATTGTTTAAAATGTTTAAAAATGATATACTGGAATTAAAAATTTTTAATGCTTGAACAGGAGGAGATTTATGCAAGAGTATAAGTTCAAGCCAATCGGGTATGTAAAAACGAAAGCGGAAAGCCTGCCAAGACACTGGAGTGTTTCAGACATAGAAGGAGAGATTGTTATTGAGCCAGAATACAAACTCGGCTTAAGAGATATAAAGCCAGGAGATAAAATCGTTGTCATATTTTGCTTTCATAAGGCTTCTGCATTCAGCCCTGAAAAACTTATTCAAAAGCCTCCGCATTTAAATGAAACAAGAGGAGTTTTCAGCACCTGCTCACCTCACAGACCAAATCCAATTGGACTTTCTGTGCTTGAGGTTATTGATGTAAGAGACAACATAATCAAAGTAAGAAGACTTGATATGTACGATGGAACACCGATTCTTGATATAAAACCCTACATTGAATACAGACCAGTGGGAGGATAAAATGAATCAGGGAGTTAAAAATGCGGCTAAAAATTAATTTCTATCATCCTGAAAAATCCTTCATCACCCTACCCTGCCATTACAACGAAGCTGTTCAGGGATTTATTTATCATCATCTTGAAGTTCACATTGCAAGAGAACTTCACGACAGAGGCTTTAAAGACCCAGAGACAAAGCGAAGATTTAAATTTTTTACATTTTCAAGGCTTATACCTGAGGATGGCTCTCAGATTAAAGATGGAAGAATATACTTGCATGGTAATATAAACCTCGTTATTTCATCTCCATTGAACGATTTTATACAGTCCTTTGCAATGAATTTAATGAAATCTGGTGAGTTTATGCTTGCTGGAGAAAGAATGATTCTTGCCTCTGTGCAAGTTGAAGCATTACCTGAATACAGAGAAAAGATCTATGTAAAAACTCTTTCGCCAATAACTGTTTACAGCACCCTTAATACACCCGATGGAAGGAAGAAAACCTACTACTACAGCCCCTTTGAAAGGGAGTTTGAAAAGCTTATTATTGATAACTTAAACAAAAAAATGAGAACATTAATGGAAAAGACAGCTCAGTCAGGCTCTGTAAAGCCATTCAGAGTAAGTTCCGGAAATCAGAGAGTTGTAATGTATAAACATACCGTAATCAAAGGCTGGGATGGAGTTTTTGAGCTGGCTTTGCCACCTGAGCTATTCGCCCTTGCCTTTGACACAGGGCTTGGAGCAAAAAACTCCCTCGGCTTTGGATGCATTGAGCTTTGGAGAAGTGAGAGAGGTGGGAAGTGAATTTGAGATTTGATATAATTTGTGAAAGGAGGTATATAAAATGCTTTCAGCGGTTAAAGAAATAGGTAATTTGGTAGCTCAACCGACATTAAAAATAGAAGGAAAAATTATTTTTCTAGTTCTATGTTCTGATTTCTCGTTTAAAGGAATAGAAATTGAAGATTTCATTCCAGAAAAAATAGACAGATATCTTTACAAACCCGGAGAAAGCAAAGGAAACAGACCTTCTCCTTTTGCACCAATTAACCGTAAGGAACCAGAAAAGAGCTTTGAAAAAATTGCTAAGTGGCTCAAAAACTCTGAAAAAATTATAAATCTTACTGAGCAAGAACTTGATAAAGTGAAAAAGATTAACGATACCCTTCAAAGAGAAAAAGTAAAGATTTTACAAGTAATAAGCAATAAGTCAAAAGAAATATCAAAGAAAACATCATTGTTTCTTGGTTTGAAAATAGGAGATAAATATCTTGGAGATTTTGATCTTTTTAAAAACATATTCAACTTAAAGATTTCTCAAAGAATCGGTAAATCATCATCCAGGGACAAAACCTGCTCTATCTGTGGTGAAGTAAAAGATACAGTATCTGCAAGAACATATGTTTATCAGTTTGATACTGACGATAAGCCTGGTTTTATTACAGGATTTAAAAAAGAGAATTACTGGAAAAATATTCCAGTTTGTCAGGATTGTCGTGATCTCCTACAAAGAGGAAGAAATTTTATTGAGGATAAACTCACTTTTAAGTTTTATGGACTAAAATATCAACTGATACCAAAATTTTTATTAGGTGGACAGGATATTATAAAAGAAATACTGGATATTTTATCGGATACTCATAAAAATATTTCTCTTAAAGAAAGAAAGATAAATAGACTGACAGATGATGAACAGGAAATACTTGAATATATCTCTGAAAAGGAGGACGCCTTAACTTTAAACTTTCTTTTTCTTAGAAGGCAGCAAAGCGCTGAGAGGATTTTACTTCTTATAGAGGATGTTTTTCCATCCAGATTGCGTGAAATTTTCAATGCAAAAAGATATGTTGATGAACTTTTTAATGAAGAATTTAATTTTGGCAAAATTAGGGTATTTTTTTCCAAATCTGATGATGAAAAGAGAGAAACTGATCTTGATAAATACTTTCTTGAAATAGTTAATTCTGTTTTTAAAGATAAAAAGATTGATTTTAATTTTTTGTTAAAGTTTTTTATGAATGGTATAAGAAAAGATTTTATTAATGATAACTTTTATAAATTAAAAATACGTGATGCCATGATGTGTGTATCTTTTTTTGAAAATTTAGGTTTAATAAAGTTTAAGGAGGTTCCTATGGAGCAAAATATTTTTGAAGAAGTATTTAACAAATATGGCAAGTCTTTAAATACTCCTGAAAAAAGAGGTATATTTTTACTTGGTG from Thermodesulfovibrio sp. 3907-1M harbors:
- the tsaA gene encoding tRNA (N6-threonylcarbamoyladenosine(37)-N6)-methyltransferase TrmO → MQEYKFKPIGYVKTKAESLPRHWSVSDIEGEIVIEPEYKLGLRDIKPGDKIVVIFCFHKASAFSPEKLIQKPPHLNETRGVFSTCSPHRPNPIGLSVLEVIDVRDNIIKVRRLDMYDGTPILDIKPYIEYRPVGG
- a CDS encoding TIGR02556 family CRISPR-associated protein, with translation MLSAVKEIGNLVAQPTLKIEGKIIFLVLCSDFSFKGIEIEDFIPEKIDRYLYKPGESKGNRPSPFAPINRKEPEKSFEKIAKWLKNSEKIINLTEQELDKVKKINDTLQREKVKILQVISNKSKEISKKTSLFLGLKIGDKYLGDFDLFKNIFNLKISQRIGKSSSRDKTCSICGEVKDTVSARTYVYQFDTDDKPGFITGFKKENYWKNIPVCQDCRDLLQRGRNFIEDKLTFKFYGLKYQLIPKFLLGGQDIIKEILDILSDTHKNISLKERKINRLTDDEQEILEYISEKEDALTLNFLFLRRQQSAERILLLIEDVFPSRLREIFNAKRYVDELFNEEFNFGKIRVFFSKSDDEKRETDLDKYFLEIVNSVFKDKKIDFNFLLKFFMNGIRKDFINDNFYKLKIRDAMMCVSFFENLGLIKFKEVPMEQNIFEEVFNKYGKSLNTPEKRGIFLLGALTQMLLNKQYSERESKPFMKKLKSLKMDEKDIKALLPEVQNKLEEYEAFDKGKRLIAQEASKYLLQAGDGWKMSVYEINFYFACGMNMSEEVAKIVYRISPSVEDEKK
- the cas6 gene encoding CRISPR-associated endoribonuclease Cas6, which produces MRLKINFYHPEKSFITLPCHYNEAVQGFIYHHLEVHIARELHDRGFKDPETKRRFKFFTFSRLIPEDGSQIKDGRIYLHGNINLVISSPLNDFIQSFAMNLMKSGEFMLAGERMILASVQVEALPEYREKIYVKTLSPITVYSTLNTPDGRKKTYYYSPFEREFEKLIIDNLNKKMRTLMEKTAQSGSVKPFRVSSGNQRVVMYKHTVIKGWDGVFELALPPELFALAFDTGLGAKNSLGFGCIELWRSERGGK